In Thermorudis peleae, a genomic segment contains:
- a CDS encoding OsmC family protein, with product MATVDLRALQQPLKDQYRADPASAKLILRATASQTDSPLRCTVDLGRGQITAEAHPMAGGPGQAPCSGDLLLGALAACAQLTCQMVAAATGVPVERITVTAEGELDMRGSMGVAREVPVGFEAIRLRVAIDAPDAPPDRLARLRARTEQFCVVLQTLLAPPPITVEAVGDGAEQAESANSDAAGNA from the coding sequence ATGGCGACAGTCGATTTGCGGGCGTTGCAGCAGCCGCTGAAGGACCAATATCGAGCTGATCCGGCGTCGGCAAAGCTCATCTTGCGCGCGACGGCTTCACAGACAGATTCGCCGCTTCGCTGCACTGTCGATTTGGGGCGTGGGCAGATTACCGCTGAGGCACATCCGATGGCGGGTGGTCCTGGGCAGGCGCCGTGCTCAGGCGACTTGCTCTTGGGGGCACTGGCAGCGTGCGCACAGCTGACGTGCCAGATGGTTGCGGCGGCGACAGGTGTGCCGGTCGAGCGGATTACTGTGACCGCTGAGGGCGAGCTTGACATGCGTGGTTCGATGGGCGTTGCGCGCGAGGTGCCGGTTGGGTTTGAGGCGATCCGGCTGCGGGTGGCGATTGACGCGCCGGATGCGCCTCCTGATCGACTCGCCCGGCTCCGTGCGCGGACGGAGCAGTTCTGTGTTGTGTTACAGACCCTCCTTGCTCCGCCGCCGATTACCGTTGAGGCCGTGGGTGACGGCGCGGAGCAAGCAGAGAGCGCGAACAGCGATGCTGCGGGGAATGCCTAG
- a CDS encoding dynamin family protein, translating to MDTTLTMLGSLLQQLEPLLTTTAAAQRVHALADRLMRTTLNVAVLGHFKRGKSTLVNALVGYPVLPMGMVPLTAIVTYVEAGPAFSATITFQDGRTAEVPIAQLREYITETENPANAKRVAAAVVQVPTARLPHGIRLVDTPGIGSTYVHNTAIAREFVADADVALFVLSVDPPMSAEERAFLEEVARFARRLLIVLNKIDRYSPADVADVITFTRKVVADRVPACPILPVSALLALEGRIAGDAARIEQSGIQAIEQFLVQEVYQAREALLVSAAVNQLHMLISEAEQQRQATLAGLATSREELTRRLDMFRQRVAELDVLREERDALLRVAQARLVDQHLGSALPTLRAELLALANQLPALIMEGSERSLRAQVRAGGHWIVETLRSTTVAWMQREEPALLDVLGAITERYRAALQRALDALQALAQDVLAVPALQVQVPEPVPVTAHARLQVVDEPVMLELLSMWLMSHLPGRIGRWLILWRAQRRLEDYADRMVGSARYALRQWIAEQLEERRAVLESAVSAVLEALT from the coding sequence ATGGATACGACACTGACGATGCTTGGTTCGCTGCTTCAACAACTGGAGCCGCTTCTAACGACGACGGCAGCTGCTCAGCGTGTTCATGCCCTGGCCGATCGTCTGATGCGTACAACGCTGAACGTGGCAGTGCTGGGACATTTTAAACGCGGCAAGTCGACGCTGGTAAACGCGCTCGTTGGCTATCCAGTCCTTCCGATGGGCATGGTGCCATTGACAGCGATCGTCACGTATGTCGAAGCTGGTCCGGCATTCTCGGCGACCATCACGTTTCAGGATGGGCGCACAGCGGAGGTCCCGATTGCGCAGCTTCGGGAGTACATTACCGAAACGGAAAACCCGGCAAACGCGAAGCGGGTCGCTGCGGCAGTGGTCCAGGTGCCAACAGCACGGCTTCCTCACGGGATTCGTCTCGTTGATACGCCGGGGATAGGGTCGACCTATGTCCACAATACCGCGATTGCGCGTGAATTTGTGGCCGATGCAGATGTGGCACTCTTTGTGTTGTCGGTGGATCCGCCAATGAGTGCTGAGGAACGAGCGTTCCTCGAGGAGGTCGCACGCTTCGCTCGCCGCCTGCTGATCGTGCTGAACAAGATTGATCGCTATAGCCCTGCGGATGTTGCCGACGTCATAACGTTTACGCGGAAGGTGGTGGCAGATCGTGTGCCAGCGTGTCCAATTCTTCCCGTTTCCGCGTTGCTTGCGTTAGAAGGACGGATAGCAGGAGATGCGGCACGAATCGAGCAGAGTGGCATCCAGGCGATCGAGCAGTTTTTGGTGCAGGAGGTCTATCAGGCACGTGAAGCACTGCTCGTTTCGGCTGCGGTGAATCAGCTGCACATGCTCATCAGCGAGGCGGAACAGCAGCGACAAGCGACGCTTGCTGGGTTGGCGACCTCGCGCGAGGAGCTTACGCGCCGGCTCGATATGTTTCGACAGCGGGTAGCAGAACTCGACGTCCTTCGTGAAGAGCGCGATGCCTTGTTGCGCGTGGCACAGGCTCGACTGGTGGATCAGCATCTTGGATCAGCGTTACCGACCTTGCGCGCTGAACTGCTTGCACTGGCGAACCAATTGCCTGCGCTGATCATGGAAGGGAGCGAGCGCTCGCTGAGGGCGCAGGTGCGGGCAGGAGGCCACTGGATTGTTGAGACGCTGCGTTCGACGACCGTGGCGTGGATGCAACGCGAGGAGCCGGCGCTGCTTGACGTGCTTGGAGCGATAACAGAGCGGTATCGTGCAGCGCTGCAGCGTGCGCTGGACGCCTTGCAGGCGCTTGCCCAGGACGTGCTTGCTGTCCCTGCGTTGCAGGTGCAGGTACCGGAGCCAGTGCCCGTGACTGCACATGCGCGGCTGCAGGTTGTTGATGAACCGGTCATGCTCGAATTATTGTCGATGTGGTTGATGAGCCATTTGCCCGGGCGGATTGGACGTTGGCTCATCCTCTGGCGAGCACAGCGCCGGCTCGAGGACTATGCTGATCGGATGGTCGGTTCAGCGCGATATGCGCTGCGGCAGTGGATTGCCGAGCAGCTTGAAGAGCGACGGGCGGTGCTTGAGTCAGCGGTCTCAGCGGTTCTTGAGGCGTTGACGTAA
- a CDS encoding GntR family transcriptional regulator codes for MQTWNAQRPSLPKYRLLQQALEARIAQLHPGDRFPSERELEQEYGVSRITVRQALQQLVLAGKLERIQGRGTFVARPKVEQGLVLTSFSEEMRRRGLTPGSRTLANQHIPADAELAARLAIAEGAPVIMLTRLRLANGEPMALETVYISAERFPLLAEADLTDRSLYAWLAEHYGIELTHGEQTIEAVVLTPQEARLFGLPPGLPAFRQVRLSYDQFDRPVELVRSLYRGDRYKLFTPLTRPPQLVLTEPDWTFPEQLNVAADTHQSIGT; via the coding sequence GTGCAGACGTGGAACGCGCAGCGCCCGTCGCTGCCAAAATACCGGCTGCTACAACAGGCACTCGAAGCGCGCATCGCGCAACTTCATCCCGGCGATCGCTTCCCCTCAGAGCGCGAACTCGAGCAAGAGTACGGCGTCAGCCGCATTACGGTGCGTCAGGCCCTGCAGCAACTCGTCCTCGCCGGCAAACTCGAACGCATCCAGGGCCGCGGCACCTTCGTCGCGCGCCCGAAGGTCGAGCAGGGACTCGTCCTCACCTCGTTTTCCGAAGAGATGCGCCGCCGTGGCCTCACACCAGGCAGCCGCACGCTCGCCAACCAGCACATTCCCGCCGATGCCGAACTCGCCGCTCGACTGGCGATCGCCGAAGGCGCGCCCGTCATCATGCTCACCCGACTACGCCTGGCCAACGGCGAACCCATGGCACTCGAAACGGTCTACATCTCTGCCGAACGCTTTCCCTTGCTCGCCGAAGCCGACCTCACCGACCGCTCGCTCTACGCTTGGCTGGCTGAGCACTACGGCATCGAACTCACCCACGGTGAGCAGACCATTGAAGCGGTCGTACTCACCCCACAAGAAGCTCGGCTGTTCGGCTTGCCACCCGGCTTGCCGGCCTTCCGCCAGGTGCGCTTAAGTTACGACCAATTCGATCGCCCTGTCGAACTCGTCCGTAGCCTCTATCGTGGCGACCGCTATAAGCTCTTCACACCGCTGACTCGACCGCCACAACTCGTCCTGACTGAACCCGACTGGACCTTCCCCGAACAGCTCAATGTCGCAGCGGACACGCATCAATCGATCGGTACCTAG
- the rlmN gene encoding 23S rRNA (adenine(2503)-C(2))-methyltransferase RlmN produces MTTPTPLRTIRPRRPRQQRPTTLHDLTLAELEQRLVAQGHQPYRARQLFHWAYQQLALDYHAMTVLPKALRQQLAETLPLTTLQLTRTVTSDDGETEKLLFRTVDGEHVETVLMCYPDRTTVCVSCQVGCAVGCAFCATGMTGLIRNLSAGEIVSQVVYAARLARERGRTLTNIVVMGMGEPFQNYDATMKAIAILHDPAGFGLGARRITLSTSGLVPFIDRLAEEPYQVKLAISLHAPDDALRSQLVPINRRYPIAELLAACRRYVAKTGRRISFEYVLIRDVNDQDHHAEALARLLHGLLCHVNLIPLNPTPAAPHLARPTPDRIARFAAILHRHGIPATVRYSRGVDIAAACGQLRAQADAEAAIAATSSTDQHA; encoded by the coding sequence ATGACGACGCCGACACCGCTACGCACCATACGCCCGCGCCGACCACGCCAGCAACGCCCAACCACGCTCCATGACCTCACGCTTGCCGAACTGGAGCAGCGGCTGGTTGCGCAGGGCCACCAACCCTACCGAGCCCGGCAACTCTTCCACTGGGCATACCAACAACTCGCTCTTGACTATCATGCCATGACGGTGCTCCCCAAAGCGCTGCGCCAGCAACTTGCCGAAACCCTGCCGCTCACAACGCTCCAGCTGACGCGCACCGTCACCAGCGACGACGGCGAAACCGAAAAGCTCCTCTTCCGTACCGTCGACGGTGAGCATGTCGAAACCGTCCTCATGTGCTATCCTGACCGAACCACTGTCTGTGTGTCCTGCCAGGTCGGCTGTGCGGTCGGTTGCGCCTTCTGCGCCACCGGCATGACTGGTCTCATCCGCAACCTCAGCGCCGGTGAAATCGTCTCCCAGGTTGTCTATGCCGCCCGGCTTGCCCGCGAGCGCGGCCGTACACTCACTAACATCGTCGTCATGGGAATGGGCGAGCCCTTCCAAAACTACGATGCTACGATGAAGGCGATCGCCATCCTGCATGATCCCGCTGGCTTTGGCCTCGGCGCCCGGCGGATCACCCTGTCAACGTCCGGCCTCGTCCCCTTCATCGACCGTCTCGCTGAGGAGCCCTACCAGGTGAAGCTGGCCATCTCGCTCCACGCGCCGGACGACGCACTCCGCTCACAACTCGTGCCAATCAACCGGCGCTATCCCATCGCCGAACTCCTCGCTGCCTGCCGGCGCTACGTCGCCAAGACTGGACGGCGCATCTCCTTTGAATACGTCCTCATTCGCGACGTCAACGACCAGGATCATCATGCCGAAGCCCTCGCGCGCTTGCTCCATGGCCTGCTTTGCCACGTGAACCTGATTCCACTCAATCCAACGCCTGCCGCCCCGCACCTTGCTCGCCCAACGCCAGACCGCATCGCACGCTTCGCCGCAATCCTGCACCGCCACGGCATCCCCGCCACTGTCCGCTACTCCCGCGGCGTCGACATTGCTGCCGCCTGCGGACAACTCCGCGCCCAAGCCGACGCGGAAGCAGCCATCGCTGCCACATCCTCGACCGATCAGCACGCCTAG
- a CDS encoding RraA family protein, translating into MADAPLSPAVLKALATLSTPTIANAIEQFNVRPRNVGFMDASIRCMFPHFGPMVGYAVTAKIRAAQPAGPGEAIPRRAMWEYILTIPEPRIVVIEDLDNPPIGSFWGEVNVSIHRALGCIGTVTNGGVRDLDEVERLGFHFFANQVQVSHAYVHVVEFGTPVTVGGLTVHPGDLLHGDKHGVIQIPIDIAPDVFRAAKEVEARERRIIDLCHSPEFSIEKLAELYG; encoded by the coding sequence ATGGCTGATGCTCCACTCAGCCCGGCAGTCCTGAAGGCGCTTGCCACCCTTTCAACGCCGACCATCGCCAACGCAATCGAACAGTTCAACGTGCGCCCACGCAACGTCGGCTTTATGGACGCCAGCATCCGCTGCATGTTCCCGCACTTCGGCCCAATGGTCGGCTATGCTGTCACGGCCAAGATCCGCGCGGCTCAGCCAGCCGGGCCAGGCGAAGCCATCCCACGCCGGGCAATGTGGGAGTACATCCTGACTATCCCTGAACCACGGATCGTCGTCATCGAAGACCTTGACAACCCGCCAATCGGCTCATTTTGGGGCGAAGTGAACGTCAGCATCCACCGCGCGCTCGGCTGCATCGGCACCGTCACCAACGGCGGCGTGCGAGACCTCGACGAGGTTGAGCGCCTCGGCTTCCACTTCTTCGCTAACCAGGTTCAGGTCTCGCACGCCTACGTCCACGTCGTCGAATTTGGCACCCCGGTCACCGTTGGCGGGCTGACTGTTCACCCTGGCGATCTCCTCCATGGCGACAAGCACGGCGTCATCCAGATCCCAATCGACATCGCTCCCGACGTCTTCCGTGCCGCTAAGGAGGTCGAAGCGCGTGAACGCCGAATCATCGACCTCTGCCACTCGCCAGAATTCAGCATTGAAAAGTTGGCCGAACTGTACGGCTAG
- a CDS encoding ABC transporter permease: MARPATVETTSAQSAASAAATLGRFALILWRSYIVRRLLKAALTIYLVSTLTFFLIRLMPGNPVDVYINTLISQYGFSYQDAANQAAALFAFNPNEPLLAQYRDYLQALAHGDFGKSITSPGTTVTSIIATYLPWTLFSTGLGLLLSFALGVLLGMLTAYRRERPIDHLLTALGSFFQSVPNYLVAIVIVVFFGVRLGWFPIAEMRGAYSPGVQPSLSISFIKDALYHASLPIATYVLTTIGSWLLLMKSSTIATLGEDFVTVARARGLKDGRIMSAYVGRNAILPLFTQAAIAAGFVVGGAVVIEQIFQYQGIGYILLQAINQRDYPIMQGIFLIITFAVVLANVLADLLYSRLDPRIRAMGGSQR, from the coding sequence GTGGCACGGCCTGCCACTGTTGAGACAACGTCAGCTCAATCAGCTGCCAGTGCAGCGGCAACACTCGGACGCTTCGCTCTCATCCTCTGGCGAAGCTACATCGTCCGCCGTCTACTGAAAGCCGCCCTCACCATTTATCTCGTCTCGACCCTGACGTTCTTCCTGATCCGGCTCATGCCCGGCAACCCGGTCGACGTCTACATCAACACCCTGATCTCGCAGTACGGTTTCTCCTACCAGGACGCGGCCAACCAAGCCGCAGCGCTCTTCGCGTTCAATCCCAACGAGCCGCTGCTCGCTCAGTACCGCGACTACCTCCAGGCACTCGCGCACGGTGATTTCGGCAAGTCCATTACCTCGCCCGGTACGACCGTGACGAGCATCATTGCAACGTATCTCCCCTGGACCCTCTTTAGCACCGGTCTTGGCCTCCTCCTCAGCTTCGCGCTCGGGGTCCTCCTCGGCATGCTGACTGCCTATCGCCGCGAACGCCCAATTGACCACCTTCTCACCGCGCTCGGCTCCTTCTTCCAGTCCGTACCCAACTACCTCGTCGCCATCGTGATCGTCGTCTTCTTCGGCGTCCGGCTTGGCTGGTTCCCCATCGCCGAAATGCGCGGCGCGTACTCGCCCGGTGTCCAGCCGTCACTCAGTATTAGTTTCATCAAAGACGCGCTCTACCATGCCTCCCTGCCCATCGCGACCTACGTCTTGACGACCATCGGCTCCTGGCTCCTCCTCATGAAATCGTCAACAATCGCCACCCTCGGCGAAGACTTCGTCACTGTCGCACGCGCCCGCGGACTCAAAGATGGCCGCATCATGAGCGCCTATGTCGGTCGCAACGCGATCCTGCCGCTCTTCACCCAGGCAGCGATCGCCGCGGGTTTCGTCGTCGGTGGTGCAGTCGTGATCGAGCAAATCTTCCAATATCAAGGCATCGGCTACATCCTCCTCCAAGCCATTAACCAACGAGACTACCCAATCATGCAGGGCATCTTCCTCATCATCACCTTCGCAGTCGTGCTCGCAAACGTGCTTGCCGACTTGCTCTACAGCCGCCTCGACCCCCGGATTCGCGCCATGGGAGGGAGCCAGCGATGA
- a CDS encoding amidase gives MVDEGTMQRRVLTNAAQLGIEVSEDDLQVMMEQGFLAMPQAFAAWLAHAPLPDTLPDFLWEPMAAPVEQTAPAEPITMPAVHPRGQLPTLAELAVRLRRREVSAAELVEQALEQIARLDPHLNAFQCVLEDEARAAAREADAALARGEDHGPLHGIPVAVKDLLDLAGTPTTAGGRLLADRLAERDASVVNRLRQAGAIVLGKTRLTEFAYSPASDNPHYGPTRNPWDRTRDAGGSSSGSGAAVAAGMVVAALGSDTGGSIRIPATFCGIVGLKPTFGRVSLAGAVPLSWSLDHLGPMTRSVADAALVLAAIAGPDPADPRTSRTSSWGMPAFSADVRGLHVGVVRGDGGTEPLGEPEVMAACERAAAALADAGALIEDVTVPELSALRVINSVLIGLEAQVVHLPWLRTQREAYGAFLRARLLATLAYPPGSYLLAQRWRAQLRQQMVERMRVLDLLLLPTVPHPAPPLGVIVRNTWHTSPFNALGWPALSLPGGLAETGLPVGVQLVGRPWEEATVLRAGAVVEAAGLGPGDPPLVA, from the coding sequence GTGGTGGACGAGGGGACGATGCAGCGGCGAGTGCTTACGAATGCCGCGCAGCTTGGGATCGAGGTTAGCGAGGACGACCTGCAGGTGATGATGGAACAGGGCTTTCTTGCGATGCCCCAGGCGTTTGCTGCGTGGCTTGCGCATGCGCCACTGCCTGATACGTTGCCTGACTTCTTGTGGGAACCGATGGCAGCGCCAGTGGAACAGACGGCTCCAGCGGAGCCGATCACAATGCCGGCAGTGCACCCGCGGGGGCAATTGCCGACGCTGGCCGAATTGGCGGTACGCTTGCGCCGCCGTGAGGTCTCCGCGGCCGAACTCGTTGAGCAGGCGCTTGAGCAGATTGCTCGGTTGGATCCGCATCTCAATGCGTTCCAGTGTGTGCTGGAGGATGAAGCGCGGGCTGCTGCCCGGGAGGCTGACGCCGCATTAGCCCGGGGCGAAGACCACGGGCCGTTGCATGGGATTCCGGTTGCCGTCAAGGATTTGCTTGACCTTGCTGGTACGCCAACGACGGCCGGCGGGCGGCTGTTGGCTGACCGCCTTGCTGAACGAGATGCGTCAGTCGTGAACAGGCTGCGGCAGGCCGGCGCGATTGTCCTTGGGAAGACGCGGTTGACAGAGTTTGCGTATAGTCCGGCTTCGGATAACCCGCACTATGGCCCGACGCGTAATCCATGGGATCGGACGCGCGACGCCGGTGGGTCGTCGAGCGGGTCGGGGGCAGCGGTTGCAGCTGGGATGGTGGTGGCAGCGCTTGGCTCAGATACGGGAGGGTCAATCCGGATTCCGGCGACGTTTTGTGGGATTGTTGGGTTAAAACCGACGTTTGGTCGGGTGAGTTTGGCCGGGGCAGTGCCGCTCTCGTGGTCGCTTGACCATCTTGGCCCGATGACGCGGAGTGTGGCCGACGCTGCGCTGGTGCTGGCAGCGATTGCTGGGCCTGATCCAGCTGACCCACGGACAAGCCGGACATCGTCGTGGGGGATGCCGGCGTTCTCAGCCGACGTGCGCGGACTGCACGTTGGTGTGGTTCGTGGCGATGGTGGCACAGAGCCGCTGGGTGAGCCGGAGGTGATGGCAGCGTGCGAGCGGGCCGCAGCAGCACTGGCAGATGCTGGTGCGCTGATTGAGGACGTAACGGTGCCGGAGCTGAGCGCGCTCCGCGTCATCAACAGCGTGCTGATTGGGCTTGAGGCGCAGGTGGTGCACCTGCCCTGGTTGCGTACGCAGCGGGAGGCGTATGGGGCGTTTCTCCGGGCTCGGCTACTGGCGACACTGGCGTATCCGCCGGGTTCGTACTTGCTCGCGCAGCGTTGGCGGGCACAACTTCGCCAGCAGATGGTCGAGCGGATGCGTGTGCTTGACCTCCTGCTCTTGCCGACCGTACCGCATCCCGCGCCGCCGCTTGGTGTGATTGTGCGGAATACGTGGCATACAAGCCCGTTCAATGCGCTGGGGTGGCCGGCGCTGTCGCTGCCCGGTGGTCTGGCGGAGACAGGGCTGCCGGTTGGTGTGCAGCTGGTCGGACGGCCATGGGAGGAGGCGACGGTGCTGCGCGCTGGGGCGGTGGTTGAAGCGGCGGGACTCGGCCCCGGCGATCCTCCACTGGTTGCTTGA
- a CDS encoding right-handed parallel beta-helix repeat-containing protein yields MRNRRALYRPRWLHRLTLAFALTIANLLLPLGLLPVAAANNATIALVTPSSVQQGDPGPLVISTPTPQDAFALKDWGNGNQFYRVGLSITAGSQDLSGLQVQVAVQVNIAQGSPLDLSYWDGNNWQSVNPSNQQNPNTFFYTFPAAPGFSVPANQTKTFQLRIGFLNTQSNKTYQITINLIGASANSLSYTLNAGISAAVNAASANSTIRVAPGTYQEQVTVNKNLTIQGSSQSGSGATVLTPPSSLSPTSCNGPVTAAVGVVGPASTATLQNLAIDYSSQNGAVGVLFCGVNGNASNLTIKADTGVLADNSGSNTAHTVALNGLTVTLGNNVGAAMKGVGNNGNLTFNVSNSTVNGGNNANQSGIALTSATGTLQGNTIKNVSQGNAIAIANTNGPVSVTNNTLAGNATGISLTGVTNVTVNGNTITSPASGTGIAATDSTATIQGNTIQNGAIGIAVATASGSANVTANSNVITGTTSAALSRDATNNATGTIFNAHGNRIVINNGFNAKSVGGTSATFDARYNWWGQNIPPANSFNGNVLYQPTLQLVLSVNPLTLPPNGQAQVIATIAGGGYNVPNGTPVSFGTNLAIATIAPVNATFSNGQATATLTALQSGVVSVSATVDNQTISVPVTITPAAAPTLTLVPATQNVTVGNQAQLTATLVNPSGPVSNITITVTVTGANPRTFSVVTNANGQATITYSGSNAGTDTVTATAQVAGNPTATATVNWTAAAPPPPPPSPGFGPAQPAAPNPSPACIYFPQTRHNLCFGFRAYWQQFGGLAIFGYPITEEFQENGLTVQYFERARFEWHPGQFPQRYDVLLGLLGDEVTAGRTDPAFQPAQPNSSPACIYFPQTRHNLCSGFRAYWEQFGGLATFGYPISEEFQEVNPDTGKVYTVQYFERERFEWHPGEFPQRYDVLLGRLGAQVLHNRYGTPYP; encoded by the coding sequence ATGCGCAATCGCAGAGCGCTTTATCGGCCACGATGGCTGCACCGACTCACCCTTGCTTTTGCACTCACCATTGCCAATCTTCTCCTCCCCCTCGGCCTGCTGCCTGTTGCAGCAGCCAATAACGCCACCATTGCCTTAGTCACACCCTCAAGCGTCCAACAAGGCGATCCCGGTCCGCTCGTGATCAGCACGCCGACCCCCCAGGACGCCTTCGCCCTGAAAGACTGGGGAAACGGCAATCAGTTTTATCGAGTTGGACTAAGCATCACTGCCGGATCCCAGGACCTTAGTGGCTTGCAAGTTCAGGTCGCCGTCCAAGTAAACATTGCCCAGGGGTCTCCCTTAGACCTCTCGTATTGGGACGGAAACAACTGGCAATCTGTTAATCCATCCAATCAACAAAATCCAAACACCTTCTTTTACACCTTCCCAGCAGCACCTGGCTTTTCAGTACCTGCCAATCAGACCAAAACCTTCCAACTTAGGATCGGTTTCCTCAATACACAGTCGAACAAAACATATCAAATAACCATAAATCTTATCGGAGCTTCAGCAAACTCACTGTCCTACACACTCAACGCGGGAATTAGCGCCGCGGTCAACGCCGCCAGTGCAAACAGCACGATCCGCGTCGCACCAGGCACCTACCAGGAACAGGTTACGGTCAACAAGAACCTGACAATCCAGGGCAGTAGCCAGTCTGGCTCTGGGGCCACCGTACTCACCCCGCCATCCTCACTCTCGCCAACGTCCTGCAACGGCCCGGTGACCGCCGCCGTTGGCGTCGTTGGACCAGCAAGCACCGCCACGTTGCAGAATCTCGCCATCGACTACAGCAGCCAGAACGGCGCAGTTGGGGTCCTCTTCTGCGGCGTGAACGGCAATGCCAGTAACCTGACCATCAAAGCCGACACCGGCGTGCTCGCCGACAATTCCGGCAGCAACACTGCCCACACTGTCGCCCTAAACGGGCTGACCGTGACACTCGGCAATAATGTCGGCGCAGCAATGAAGGGCGTCGGCAACAATGGCAACCTGACATTCAACGTGAGCAACAGCACCGTCAATGGCGGCAACAACGCCAACCAGTCGGGCATTGCGCTCACCTCAGCCACCGGCACGCTGCAAGGGAACACCATCAAGAACGTTAGCCAGGGCAACGCCATCGCGATTGCCAATACAAATGGCCCTGTCTCTGTCACCAACAACACGCTGGCTGGCAACGCCACGGGCATCAGCCTGACCGGCGTGACGAACGTCACCGTCAACGGCAACACCATCACCTCGCCAGCTAGCGGCACGGGCATCGCTGCCACTGACAGCACGGCAACCATCCAGGGCAACACCATTCAGAACGGCGCGATCGGCATCGCCGTTGCGACAGCCAGCGGTAGCGCCAACGTGACGGCAAACAGCAACGTCATCACGGGCACGACGAGCGCCGCCCTTAGCCGCGATGCCACGAACAACGCGACCGGTACCATCTTCAACGCCCATGGCAACCGCATCGTGATCAACAACGGGTTCAACGCCAAGAGCGTCGGCGGAACCTCCGCAACCTTTGACGCCCGCTACAACTGGTGGGGCCAAAACATCCCGCCAGCGAACTCCTTCAACGGTAACGTCCTCTACCAGCCGACCCTCCAGCTCGTCCTGTCCGTCAACCCCTTGACGTTGCCACCCAACGGTCAAGCGCAGGTCATCGCGACCATCGCTGGCGGGGGCTACAACGTGCCAAACGGCACACCGGTCAGCTTCGGCACAAACCTCGCCATTGCCACAATCGCGCCAGTCAATGCCACCTTCTCCAACGGCCAGGCAACGGCGACCCTCACCGCACTGCAGAGCGGCGTCGTCTCGGTGTCAGCAACGGTTGATAACCAGACGATCTCGGTGCCAGTCACGATCACCCCTGCCGCGGCGCCAACGCTTACTCTTGTCCCAGCGACTCAGAACGTGACGGTCGGCAATCAAGCCCAGCTCACCGCAACACTCGTTAATCCAAGCGGTCCAGTGAGCAACATTACCATTACCGTTACCGTCACCGGCGCGAACCCGCGCACATTTTCCGTGGTCACGAACGCGAACGGCCAGGCGACTATCACCTATAGCGGCAGCAACGCGGGCACCGACACCGTGACCGCAACGGCGCAGGTCGCAGGCAACCCGACCGCCACCGCCACAGTTAACTGGACGGCCGCCGCGCCTCCGCCACCGCCACCCTCACCAGGCTTTGGCCCAGCGCAGCCGGCTGCCCCGAATCCCAGCCCAGCCTGCATCTACTTCCCGCAGACGCGCCATAACCTCTGCTTTGGCTTCCGAGCTTACTGGCAGCAGTTCGGCGGCCTGGCCATCTTCGGCTACCCGATCACCGAGGAGTTCCAGGAGAACGGCCTGACGGTGCAGTACTTTGAGCGGGCCCGCTTCGAGTGGCACCCAGGCCAGTTCCCGCAGCGCTACGACGTGCTGCTCGGCCTGCTCGGTGACGAAGTGACTGCTGGCCGCACGGATCCAGCCTTCCAGCCGGCTCAGCCCAACTCCAGCCCGGCCTGCATCTACTTCCCACAGACGCGCCATAACCTCTGCTCGGGCTTCCGCGCGTATTGGGAGCAGTTCGGCGGCCTGGCAACCTTCGGCTATCCAATCTCCGAGGAATTCCAGGAAGTCAACCCCGATACTGGCAAGGTCTATACCGTGCAGTACTTCGAGCGCGAGCGTTTCGAATGGCACCCCGGCGAATTCCCGCAGCGGTATGACGTGCTGCTCGGACGCCTCGGCGCCCAAGTCCTGCACAACCGCTACGGCACGCCGTATCCATAA